The DNA segment TTTCTTCCACTACGTCGACGATTGCAGTGCCAACAGCCGACGCTACTGGCGCTGCTGGGGATCCTTGATGGCGTACTGATCAACTACATCGCCATTTGCCTCGCCTCTGCCAGAAAAAAACAAGGGAAAGATGCGCTGGTGGTGGGCTGGAATATTCACGATACCACCCGCTTGTGGCTGGAAGGCTGGGTCGCCAGTCAGCAGGGATGGCGGGTTGACGTACTGGCCCATTCGCTGAGCCAGTTTCGCCCGGACCTGTTCGAAGGGCGCACCTTACTGGTGTGGTGCGGCGAAAATCAGACATCGGCGCAGCAGCAGCAGTTGAATGCCTGGCGTGCGGAAGGGCACGATATTTACCCGCTTGGCATTTAATGATTCATTAACAGCTACGCTTCTCTGTATAATCTCTGGGTTAACATAAGGAGAACATCATGAGCATAGCGAAAATCGGTGTCATCACCCTCTTTTTACTCATGGCCATCGGCGGCATTGGCGGCGTGATGCTCGCAGGCTACACCTTCATTTTGCGTGCCGGCTAAGGTGCTGCACTAACCGTTCGAACAGGCGGTCTACGATGATCGCCGCCAGCGCGACCAGCAGCGCGCCCTGAATGACATACGCCGTATTGAACCCGCTCAGCCCGATGATAATCGGCGTACCGAGTGTGCTGGCCCCTACCGTCGAGGCGATAGTCGCAGTGCCAATATTGATAATCACCGACGTTCGCACACCTGCCAGAATCACCGGCGCCGCCAGCGGCAGCTCAACCTTGCGTAACTGTTGTCCCGGACTCATCCCCATGCCGCTGGCAATGCTGCGCACACTTTCCGGGATCGATCCTATCCCCGCCAGCGTCGCCTGCAGAATGGGTAACACGCCGTACAGAATCAGCGCAATAATGGCCGGTTGCTGGCCAAACCCCATCACCGGCACCGCAATCGCCAGCACCGCGACGGGCGGGAAAGTTTGTCCAACGGCGGCAATGGTCTCTACCAGCGGACGAAACTCTTTTCCCCATGGCCGGGTCACCACAATCCCGGCCCCCACGCCAATCGCCACGGCAAACAGGCTCGACACCGCCACCAGCCAGAAATGGGCCAGCGCCAGTGCGAGAAAGCTCTCCTGCTGATAGACCGGACGTGGAAGTTCGGGAAACAGGCTGGCGAAAATCACCTGACTGTGCGGTAAACCTGCCAGCATCAGCAGGAAAAGCGCGATCAACCAGAGCAGCGGGTCACGCCGTCGTTTCATGCGTCAGCGTCTCCGATAGCAGATCGCGAAAATGCAGCGTCCCGCAAACCCTGCCCTGCCGATTGACCACCGGTAACACATCGCGGCCGTGCGCGACAAACGCCGAAAGCGCATCGCGCAGCGTCATCGCTTCCGTCAGCGCCTCTCCGTCAATGTGCTCATCCCGGCGAACATAGTCCGCCACGGTTCGCAGTGACAGCAGTCGTACCCCCAGTTCACTGCGACCGAAAAACTGTTGCACAAAGTCATTCGTCGGGGCCGTCAGCATCGCCAACGGTGTCCCCTGCTGGACTATCTCACCGCCGTCCATCAGCACCAGATGCTCCGCCAGTCGCAGCGCTTCATCGATGTCGTGCGTCACCAGCACAATGGTTCGCCCCAGCAAACGGTGAATACGGGTCATCTCCTGCTGCAACGCCCCGCGCGTGACCGGATCCAGCGCGCCAAACGGTTCATCCATCAGCAGCACCTGCGGATCGGCGGCCAGCGCACGCGCCACGCCCACGCGCTGCTGCTGTCCACCGGAAAGCTGGTGCGGATAGCGTTCGCGCAATCCCTCTTCCAGCCCGAGCAGCGCCATTAATTCATCTACCCGCTCATCCATTTTTCTGCGCGGCCACTTCAGCAGTTGCGGCACGGTGGCAATGTTCTGCGCCACCGTCCAGTGCGGAAACAGGCCAATCGACTGAATCGCGTAGCCCATCCGTCGGCGCAGTTCCAGTACCGGCAGGCTGCGGATTTCCTCGCCAGCAAAGCGGATCCTGCCGCTGTCATGTTCCAGCAGTCGGTTAATCATTTTCAGGGTCGTGGATTTCCCCGAGCCCGAGGTGCCAATCAGTACCGAGAAACTGCCTTCTTTAATGTGCAGATTCAGGTCGCTAACCGCGTTGTGCTCACCAAAAGCTTTACTTACGTGGCTAAATTCAATCATGGTGGGTTACCTTCAGCAGAGCGATCCCTAGATCAAACAGCGCATCAATCAGTACCGCCAGCGCGATAACCGGGATCACCCCCAGCAGCACCAGATCCACGGCACTGCTGAGCAGCCCCTGAAAGACCAGCGCGCCAAAACCGCCCGCGCCAATCAGCGCCGCGATGACGGCCATCCCGACGGTCTGTACCATCACCACCCGCAGGCTACGTAAAAAGACCGGCAAGGCCAGCGGCAACTGCACGTGAAGGAAACGCTGAGCGGTGCTCATGCCCATCGCACGTGCGCTTTCCAGAACATCATGGGGAACCTGATTCAATCCGGCCACCACGCCACGCACCAGCGGCAAAAGCGCATACAGCACCAGCGCGATCAACGCCGGTGTCATACCGGTTCCCGCCACACCCACCGAGGCAAGCCAGGGGAACGCTTTTACCAGTCCGGCAAGCGGCGCAATCAACAAGCCAAACAGGGCAACGGAAGGAACGGTCTGGATCACATTGAGGACGGTAAACACCGGTCCCTGGCGGGAGGGCGAAAAATAACATCCGATACCGAGGGGAATGCCAATCACCAGCGCGGGCAATACGGTCCCTGACAACAGCGTCAAATGTTGAGCCAGCGCATCATCAAAGACATCCTGGCGGTTAGCGTACTCTTTGAGCAATGAGAGGTCGTCGAACGTCCCCATCAACAGGAGTATGACGGGAACAATCGCCATCTGCGCATGTAACACCCAGCGCCAGAGAGGTTGCGCGGTAATCCGCCGGATGGCATCACTGCAGGCCAGCAATCCCAGCGCGAGCCCCAGCCACAGACCGCTTCCCACACTGGTTCGCGCCAGCGGCGTCCCGGTTTCCGCCAGATACGTCGCCGCCTTGCCTACGCTCCACAGCATCAGAATCACCAGCAGTTGCGCCACCACCAGCGTGCACACGGCTCCCTTTTTTCCCGGCACAAAGCATAATGCCAGCAAGGCGCAACCCGCGCCGGTGAGCATCGACACCGAACCGGGCCAGAGCGTCCAGAGCTGTCGTCCCTCGCCCGATACCAGGCGATTCGGCGCATAGTTTACAAACGGCAGCGCGACGGCAGCGGCTGAAAGAATAACCAGCAGCAACAGTACGCGCTGAATACTGACTTTTGACACGTCACCCAACCTTTTTCAGCCCTTTTACTTCACCCATCCCTTTTGTTTCAGATAGTCCGCCGCCACTTTTTTGGCGTCTAACCCTTCAACGGCAATGCTGGCATTAAGTTGTTGCAACGTTTTTTCATCGAGGCTGGCAAACACTGGTTGCAGCCATTCCGCCATCTGCGGGTACTCCTTCAGTACCGCCTCACGCACCACAGGCGCTGGCGCATAAATGGGCTGAACGCCTTTAGGATCGCTTAAGGTCTGTAAGCCCAGCGCGGCGACCGGACCATCCGTACCGTAGGCCATCGCGGCGTTGACGCCGGACGTTTGCTGCGCGGCCGCTTTAATGGTCACGGCGGTGTCACCGCCCGCCAGCGAAAGCAGTTGCGCCTGACTGAGTTTGAAATCGTAGGCTTTTTCGAAAGCGGGCAGCGCGTCAGCACGCTCGATAAATTCAGCGGAGGCGGCCAGTTTGAAAGTGCCGCCCTCTTTCAGATAGCGCCCGAGATCGGCCAGTGAGGTGAGTTTATTTTTTTCGGCGACATCGCTACGTACCGCGATAGTCCAGGTATTGTTGGCTGGGGCTGGCGTTAACCAGACCAGCTTATTTTGCTCTGCATCGAGTTTTTTGACTTTCTCAAAGCCTGCTTGCGCGTTTTTCCACGCCGGATCGTTTTCATCTTTGAAGAAGAACGCGCCGTTACCGGTATATTCAGGGTAGATATCCAGTTCGCCCGAGGTGATCGCGCCGCGCACGACCGGCGTGGTCCCCAACTGGACTTTATTGACCGTTTTGACGCCGTGGCTTTCCAGCACCTGCAAAATGATGTTGCCGAGCAGCGCACCTTCGGTGTCAATTTTCGATCCGACCTTCACCGGCGACGCCGCCTGCAAGGGTAAGCTCACTGCCGCTAACAGCGCCAGCGAACCGGCCCAAATATTTGAGATTGTCATGATGCTTTCCTCATCTTTTTGCCGCCTTTTTCAGCGACTTGAGGGGAAAGCATAGTCGAAAAGTGTTCTGTTAACCCGACATTTCCGTTTTTTCACGGTGCCCACAAGGGGGAACCCATGCCTAAGTTCCCCCTGTAACGGTTACAACAATTCAAACGATCCCTGCTTCACGCGGGCAGAATCGACGCCGATAAAGACGTTGAACTTGCCGGGTTCGGCGTCGAACTTCATCTGCTGATTCCAGAACTTCAGCGCATTGATATCAATCGGGAAACTGACGGTCTGCGTTTCGCCAGGTTTCAGGTTCACTTTCTTAAAGCCTTTCAGCTCTTTCACCGGACGACTCAGGGAAGCCGTGACGTCCTGCACATACAGCTGAATCACCGTCTCACCTTCACGCTTGCCGGTGTTGGTCACCTTCACACTCGCCGTCACGCTGCCGTCGCGTTTCAGGGTTGGCGCAGAAAGCGTCACGTCAGAAACGTCAAACGTGGTGTAACTCAGACCATAACCAAATGGATAGAGCGGGCCGTTGGCTTCGTCAAAGTAGCGAGAGGTGTATTTGTTCGGCTTGTCGGCGTTATACGGACGACCGGTGTTGAGGTGGCTGTAATAGGTCGGGATTTGCCCTACCGAACGCGGGAAGGACATTGGCAGTTTGCCCGACGGGTTGTAGTCGCCAAACAGGACATCGGCAATCGCGTTGCCGCCTTCCGTACCGGCAAACCAGGTTTCCAGCATCGCATCGGCCTGTTGATCCTCTTTCACCAGCGCCAGCGGACGACCGTTCATTAGCACCAGCACCAGCGGTTTGCCGGTCGCTTTCAGTGCCGCAATCAGATCGCGCTGGCTCTGCGGCAGTGTGATATCGGTACGGCTTGACGCTTCATGCGCCATGCCCTGCGCCTCACCCACCACGGCGACAACTACGTCAGACTGCTTCGCCGTCTTGACGGCTTCATCAATCATCTCCTGAGGTGAACGCGGATCCATCTTCACCGCCTCTTCGTACTGATTGAGGAAGGTGACAATGTCTTTATCGTTAGTGACGTTGGCCCCATGGGCGTACACCACTTTCCCCTTTGTACCGAGAGCATTTTTAATGCCGGTCAGCACCGTGATGGACTGATCGGCGACGCCTGCGGCGGACCAACTGCCCATCACATCGCGTTTGCTGTCCGCCAGTGGGCCGACAACCGCAATCGTCCCCGATTTTTTCAACGGCAGCGTGTCGAGGCGGTTTTTCAACAGCACCAGACTTTCACGCGCCACTTCACGCGCCTCTTTCCGGTGCAGACGGCTTTCGGCGTTGGTATCCACCGGATCAGACTCTTTTGCCCCCAGATGGCTGTACGGATCGTTAAACAGCCCCATGTCATATTTCACGTTGAGTACGTGCCGCGCCGCGTCATCCAGCTCCGCCATTGTCACTTTGCCGGATTTGATCAGTCCTGGCAGGTACTTGCTGTAATACTCGTCGCTCATACTCATGTTAATGCCGGACTTGAGCGCCACACGGACGGCATCTTCCGGGTCGGAGGCGGTGCCATGTTTAATCAGCTCTTTGATCGCACCATGGTCAGAGACGGTAATGCCTTTAAAGCCCCACTTGTCGCGCAGAATATCTTTCAGCAGCCAGGCATCAGAGGTCGCTGGCGTGCCGTTCAGTGAGTTCAGCGCCACCATCACCGCGCCGCTGCCTGCGTCCAGACCGGCTTTGTACGGCGGCATATAGTCGTTAAACAGGCGCTGCGGACTCATGTCCACGGTGTTGTACTCTTTACCGCCCTCCACGGCGCCGTAGGCGGCGAAGTGCTTAACGCTGGTCATCACCGAATAGCGATCTGCCGGGCTTTTGCCCTGCATCGCTTCCACCATCGTTTTTCCCATAATGGAAGTCAGATACGTATCTTCGCCAAAGCCTTCCGAGGCGCGTCCCCAGCGCGGATCGCGGGAGACATCGACCATCGGCGCCCAGGTCATGTTCAGACCGTCGTCGGCGGCTTCATACGCCGAGATGCGTCCGACGGTTTTCACCGCGTCGAGGTTAAAAGAGGATGCCAGCCCGAGGCTAATCGGGAAGACGGTACGCTGGCCATGCAGCACGTCATAGGCAAAAAAGAGAGGGATTTTCAGGCGGCTCAGTTCCATCACCTGATCCTGCATTTTGCGGATGTCCTGACGGGTGACGGTGTTAAAAATCGCCCCCACCTGGCCGTCTTTGATCAT comes from the Citrobacter amalonaticus genome and includes:
- the mlrA gene encoding HTH-type transcriptional regulator MlrA, which encodes MALYTIGEVALLCDINPVTLRAWQRRYGLLKPQRTDGGHRLFNDSDIDRIREIKRWIDNGVQVSKVKMLLSNENVDLQNGWREQQETLLHYLQNNNLHSLRIWLKERGQDYPAQTLTTHLFLPLRRRLQCQQPTLLALLGILDGVLINYIAICLASARKKQGKDALVVGWNIHDTTRLWLEGWVASQQGWRVDVLAHSLSQFRPDLFEGRTLLVWCGENQTSAQQQQLNAWRAEGHDIYPLGI
- a CDS encoding protein YohO, which encodes MSIAKIGVITLFLLMAIGGIGGVMLAGYTFILRAG
- a CDS encoding ABC transporter permease translates to MKRRRDPLLWLIALFLLMLAGLPHSQVIFASLFPELPRPVYQQESFLALALAHFWLVAVSSLFAVAIGVGAGIVVTRPWGKEFRPLVETIAAVGQTFPPVAVLAIAVPVMGFGQQPAIIALILYGVLPILQATLAGIGSIPESVRSIASGMGMSPGQQLRKVELPLAAPVILAGVRTSVIINIGTATIASTVGASTLGTPIIIGLSGFNTAYVIQGALLVALAAIIVDRLFERLVQHLSRHAK
- a CDS encoding ABC transporter ATP-binding protein, yielding MIEFSHVSKAFGEHNAVSDLNLHIKEGSFSVLIGTSGSGKSTTLKMINRLLEHDSGRIRFAGEEIRSLPVLELRRRMGYAIQSIGLFPHWTVAQNIATVPQLLKWPRRKMDERVDELMALLGLEEGLRERYPHQLSGGQQQRVGVARALAADPQVLLMDEPFGALDPVTRGALQQEMTRIHRLLGRTIVLVTHDIDEALRLAEHLVLMDGGEIVQQGTPLAMLTAPTNDFVQQFFGRSELGVRLLSLRTVADYVRRDEHIDGEALTEAMTLRDALSAFVAHGRDVLPVVNRQGRVCGTLHFRDLLSETLTHETTA
- a CDS encoding ABC transporter permease; this encodes MGDVSKVSIQRVLLLLVILSAAAVALPFVNYAPNRLVSGEGRQLWTLWPGSVSMLTGAGCALLALCFVPGKKGAVCTLVVAQLLVILMLWSVGKAATYLAETGTPLARTSVGSGLWLGLALGLLACSDAIRRITAQPLWRWVLHAQMAIVPVILLLMGTFDDLSLLKEYANRQDVFDDALAQHLTLLSGTVLPALVIGIPLGIGCYFSPSRQGPVFTVLNVIQTVPSVALFGLLIAPLAGLVKAFPWLASVGVAGTGMTPALIALVLYALLPLVRGVVAGLNQVPHDVLESARAMGMSTAQRFLHVQLPLALPVFLRSLRVVMVQTVGMAVIAALIGAGGFGALVFQGLLSSAVDLVLLGVIPVIALAVLIDALFDLGIALLKVTHHD
- the osmF gene encoding ABC transporter substrate-binding protein — its product is MTISNIWAGSLALLAAVSLPLQAASPVKVGSKIDTEGALLGNIILQVLESHGVKTVNKVQLGTTPVVRGAITSGELDIYPEYTGNGAFFFKDENDPAWKNAQAGFEKVKKLDAEQNKLVWLTPAPANNTWTIAVRSDVAEKNKLTSLADLGRYLKEGGTFKLAASAEFIERADALPAFEKAYDFKLSQAQLLSLAGGDTAVTIKAAAQQTSGVNAAMAYGTDGPVAALGLQTLSDPKGVQPIYAPAPVVREAVLKEYPQMAEWLQPVFASLDEKTLQQLNASIAVEGLDAKKVAADYLKQKGWVK
- the bglX gene encoding beta-glucosidase BglX, encoding MKWLCSVGVAVSLAVQPALAEELFGNHPLTPEARDAFVTQLLTKMTVDEKIGQLRLISVGPDNPKEAIREMIKDGQVGAIFNTVTRQDIRKMQDQVMELSRLKIPLFFAYDVLHGQRTVFPISLGLASSFNLDAVKTVGRISAYEAADDGLNMTWAPMVDVSRDPRWGRASEGFGEDTYLTSIMGKTMVEAMQGKSPADRYSVMTSVKHFAAYGAVEGGKEYNTVDMSPQRLFNDYMPPYKAGLDAGSGAVMVALNSLNGTPATSDAWLLKDILRDKWGFKGITVSDHGAIKELIKHGTASDPEDAVRVALKSGINMSMSDEYYSKYLPGLIKSGKVTMAELDDAARHVLNVKYDMGLFNDPYSHLGAKESDPVDTNAESRLHRKEAREVARESLVLLKNRLDTLPLKKSGTIAVVGPLADSKRDVMGSWSAAGVADQSITVLTGIKNALGTKGKVVYAHGANVTNDKDIVTFLNQYEEAVKMDPRSPQEMIDEAVKTAKQSDVVVAVVGEAQGMAHEASSRTDITLPQSQRDLIAALKATGKPLVLVLMNGRPLALVKEDQQADAMLETWFAGTEGGNAIADVLFGDYNPSGKLPMSFPRSVGQIPTYYSHLNTGRPYNADKPNKYTSRYFDEANGPLYPFGYGLSYTTFDVSDVTLSAPTLKRDGSVTASVKVTNTGKREGETVIQLYVQDVTASLSRPVKELKGFKKVNLKPGETQTVSFPIDINALKFWNQQMKFDAEPGKFNVFIGVDSARVKQGSFELL